From a region of the Alnus glutinosa chromosome 1, dhAlnGlut1.1, whole genome shotgun sequence genome:
- the LOC133863265 gene encoding probable LRR receptor-like serine/threonine-protein kinase At4g30520 — protein MECRTTGMKTMWTLVAGPSSPARLKTLSLASEGAPSQSLSASLSEAVGNLTNLRQVLLQNNNISGKIPPELDTLPRLQTLDLSNNRLSGVIPGFLDQLDSLQYLGRQLDVSMQCN, from the exons ATGGAGTGTCGAACAACTGGGATGAAGACAATGTGGACCCTTGTAGCTGGGCCATCATCACCTGCTCGTCTGAAAACCTTGTCGTTGGCCTCTGA GGGAGCTCCAAGCCAATCTCTTTCTGCCTCTCTATCTGAGGCCGTTGGAAATCTCACAAATCTTCGACAAGT attgctgcaaaacaacaaTATCTCTGGCAAAATTCCACCGGAACTCGACACGCTTCCAAGACTTCAGACGTTGGATCTCTCTAACAACCGATTATCTGGTGTCATTCCGGGGTTTCTGGACCAGTTGGATAGTCTCCAATACCT GGGTCGTCAATTGGACGTATCAATGCAATGCAACTAG